The DNA region ACACTACCTCGCCGACCCGAATCCGGAGAACCTGCACGAGGTCGAGCAGTCCTATCTGCTGTTCAGCCTCGACAATCCCCAATACGACCAGCTCCGCCTGATCGATCCCTCGGGCCAGGAGATCGTGCGCGTCAACGCCAAGGACGGCCGGTCCTGGCTCGTTGCCAAGAAAGATCTCCAGAACAAAGCGGACCGCTACTACTTCAAGGATGCGGTGACCTTGCCTCAGGGCGAGCTCTATACCTCCCCGCTCGACCTCAACATCGAGCACAAGCAGATAGAGCTGCCACACAAGCCCATGCTGCGGATAGCGGCCCCGCTCTATGACACCTACGGTAAGGTCAAAGCCGTGCTGGTGCTCAACTACCTCGGCCAGGTTCTGCTGGACAACATGCAGGGTCACCTGGAGTACAGCGGCCAGACCATCATGCTTATCAACCAGGACGGCTACTGGCTCCACGGCGGCGGCGAGGAGGCGAACTGGGCCTTCATGTTCCCCGACCGTACGGACCGTACGTTCGCCGCGGCCCACCCGAAGATATGGAAGGCCATGCAGGAAACCGAATCCGGGCAGCTGGAGGGGCCGGGCGGCATATACACCTATGATACGCTGAAGCTTTCGCCCAAGTCGGCCCTGCATGAACATCACAGGAACGCCACTGTCGCTCCAGAGTTCGTTCAGACCTGGAAGGTGGTGTCCTTCACGCCGATCACGCTCATGTCGGCGATGCTCTGGCAAGACTGGCCGCAGTATCTGGCCGCCGCGTTGCTGGTCATCATCCTCAGCGGCCTGGGCGCGTACCTGCACACCAGCCGGATGCTGGAGCGCCAAGCGGCGCAGCAGGCTGAGCGCCGGAGCGAAGCCCGCTTCCGCGACCTGGTGGAGACATCGCCGGACCTTATCTGGGAGACGGACAGCAAGGGCAACTTCGTGTACGTCAGCCCCCGCTCTGCTGATCTTTTTGGCCTGGAGCCAGAGGAGCTGGTGGGCAAACCGCTCTGCGGCATTCTATCCACGGAGTGGGATGAGCAGCACTTTGAAGAGTCCGCGGGCAAGGCGCCTGCCTGCTGGGAGATGACGTGCTACGATACGCAAGGCGAGCGCAAGATTCTGGAGGTCCGCTATCTGCCAGTCCTGGACGACCACAACAACGCCATAGGCAGACGCGGCGTCGCCCGGGACATCACCCAGGCCAAGAAGGCCCAGCAGCTTATCGAAGAGTCGCGGCAGGAGGCCGAGAGAGCCAACCAGGCCAAGGGCGAGTTCCTGGCGCGCATGAGCCACGAGATCCGCACGCCTCTCAACGCGGTCATCGGCATGAGCCATTTGATGCTCCGGACCGAGTTGAGCCAGAAACAACGGGATTACCTCAACAAGATACGCCTTTCCTCCGACGCCCTGCTGGGCGTAATCAACGACATCCTGGACTACTCCAAGATAGAGGTCGGCAAGATCGCCATCGAGCACGTGGAGTTCGACCTGGACACCGTGCTCGGCAACGTGGTGGACATCAACAGCCTGAATGCGGAGGAGAAGCGCCTGGAGTTTCTGCTCTCCGTGGAGGACGGCGTTCCCAGCAACCTGATCGGCGATCCGCTACGGCTGGGCCAGGTGCTCATGAACCTCCTGAGCAACGCCCTCAAGTTCACCGATGAGGGCGAGGTCCTGCTCAGGGTCTCCACCGTAGAAAAGGATGAGGAAACCGCCACTCTGCGTTTCAGCGTGCGGGACACCGGCATCGGCCTCTCCCAGGAGCACTTGGAGAACCTCTTCAAACCGTTCTCGCAGGCCGATGGCTCCATCAGCCGGCGCTTCGGCGGCACGGGCCTGGGGCTGAGCATCTGCAGCCACCTGGTGCAGCTCATGGGCGGCGCGCTGGAGGTGGACAGCACCCAGGGCCAGGGCAGCGACTTCCATTTCACGCTGACCTTCCCCATCGGCGCCGCCACCACGCGCCTCAGCTTCGCGGACGCCGAAGGGCTGAGCGGGTCTGCTGTTCTGGTGGTGGACGACAACGCCACCTCGCGCCAGATCCTCAAGGATATTCTGACCTCCCTGCGCTTCTCCGTCACCCTGGCGGAGTCCGCCGAAGAGGCGCTACGCCTGATCGAACGCGGCGAAGAGACCTACAACGTGATTCTGCTGGATTGGAAGATGCAGGGCATGGACGGCCTGTCGTGCGCCAAAAGGATTCGGGCCATGCCGCTGGAGACGCAACCCGCCCTGATCATGATCACCGCATACAGCCGGGAGGAGGTGCGCCGAGAGTCCGAGAACATCGGCATCGACGGTTTCCTGCTCAAGCCGGTCTCGCGCTCGGTGCTCTTCAACACCATTGCCGAGGCCCTTGGCAGCGCGATCAGCTCGGGCTCCAGCGCTGGCGCCGGCGGTTTTCCCTACGAGGCCGGAGCCGAAGGCATCCGTGGGGCTCACATCCTGTTGGTGGAGGACAACGAGATCAACCAGCAGGTGGCCAGCGAACTGCTGGAGGCCGTCGGCCTTAGGGTGACCGTGGCCGGCGACGGAGAGACGGCCCTGGAACTGCTGGCCAGAGATACCTTCCAGGCCGTGCTCATGGACATCCAGATGCCCGGCATCACCGGCCTGGAGGCGACGCGCCGCGTGCGCAACGAGCTTGGGCTCAAGGAGCTGCCAGTCATTGCCATGACCGCGCACGCCATGTCCGACGACCGGAAGGAGAGCCTGGCCGCCGGCATGAACGACCACGTGAACAAGCCCTTCGACCCCAGGGAACTTATCGAAACGCTTCGCCGGTGGATTTCCGATCAGGGCTGGGAACCGGACGAAAGCGCGCCGCCGGAGCAGAGCACGCCCATTGAGGATGCCCCCGCACAGAACCAGAACGCGACGCTGGACCACGAGCTCGGGCTGTACCGTGTCCGCGGCAACGCCGTGCTGTACAGAAAGCTGCTGGCCGATTTCGCCCGGAAGTATGAATCGATCGCCGAATCCTTCAAGGAAAAGATGGCGGCCAGCGAGAAAAAGGAGGCCCGGCGCATGGCCCATACGCTCAAAGGGGTCGCCGGCAACATCGGTGCGCTCCGGCTGTTCAACACCGCCAGCGAGATGGAGTCGTGCATCAACACCGGGCTCAAGCCATGCACCACCATGCTCGGGCAGCTCGAAAGCGACATGGCCGCCACCATGCAGGCCGTCCAGGAGTATCTGGATACCCACCATCCGAAAAGTACCGCCCAAAATGCGGGCCCCATGCTCGAAAAGCAGGAGCTCATTACGGCCCTGGCGAACCTGGCCCGGCTACTCGAAGAGCACGACACCAGGGCGCTGGACGAGTTCAAGTCTCTGGAGCCGACCCTGGCTGCAATGGACGAGGCGACAACGAACGATCTCGCCCTGGCCTTGAGAAGCCTTCAGTTCAAGAAGGCGCTACCCCTTACCCAGAAGCTGTGCGAACAGGTTGGAACCCTCGGAGCAGAGGCATGACCCCAAAGCAGAAACGCATCCTGGTGGTAGACGACACCATAGACAACATCCTGGTTCTGCGTGAGATTCTTTTGGACGAGTACACGGTGATCGCCGCTTCCAATGGATCCGAAGCCCTGGACATCGCATCGAGCGATCCCAAACCGGACTGCATCCTCCTGGACGTTCTCATGCCCGGCATGGACGGGTATGAAGTCTGCCGGCGTCTCAAGGCCAACGACGAGACACGCAACATCCCGGTTCTGTTCGTCACCACCCTCAGCGACGAGGAAGACGAGTCGCGCGGCCTGGAGCTTGGGGCCGTGGACTACATTACCAAGCCCATCCGCCCCGCCGTCGTGTTGTCACGCATACGCAACCACCTCAATCTCAAGGAGTATCAGGACCATCTCATGGACGAGGTGGAGAAGCGCACCAAAGAGATCGTCAAGATGCAGGACGTGACGATTTACAGTCTGGCGGCCTTGGCCGAGACGAGGGACAACGAGTTGAGCGGGCATTTTCGACGGACACAGCATGTCTCCGAAATCCTGGCCCATGACATGACGAAGCACCCGTTCTACCTTGATTTTTTCCGAAAAACCTCCATCGATATCCTGTGCAAATCCATCCCATTGCACGATGTGGGAAAGGTGGGCACGCCTGACCATATCCTATTCAAGCCGGGCCGGCTCACGCCGGAAGAGTTCGAGGTGATGAAGCTGCACACCGTGCACGGCCGGGACATCCTGCAACGGGCCGAGGATGTCCTGAACCACGACAGCTTCCTCAGCCTTGCCAGCGACATCGCCTACACCCATCATGAAAAATGGGACGGCAGCGGATACCCCCAAGGCCTGAGTGGCGAGAGCATTCCCGTCTCGGGCAGGATCATGGCTGTGGTGGATGTGTACGACGCCCTGATCAGCAACCGGGTCTACAAGCAGCCCATGCCGCACAGCAAGGCCGTAGAGATAATATTTGAGGGCCGCGGCGCGCATTTTGATCCGACCATCGTGGACATATTCATGGCGCACAAGGAAGAGATACGGAAAATCTCTCTTGAGTTCGCCGATTGCGATTCGGAGCGGGAAGCGCTCCAGGCCTGATCCGGCCCAGACCTCCGAGGATGGAACATGTCCGAGAACACGCTACGGGTTCTTGTCGTCGATGATGAAGAGCAAAACCTGATCGTACTCAACGAAATCCTGCACGGCGAGTACGCCGTGAGTGTGGCGTCGAGCGGCTCGGATGCCCTGGAGCTGCTGACCTCGTCCCTGGAGGTCGACATCGTGCTGCTGGATATCATGATGCCGGGCATGGACGGGTATGAGCTCTGCCGCCGCATCAAGGAGAACCCGAAGATCCGCCACATCCCGATTCTTTTCGTCACCGCCATGTCCGGCGTGGAGGACGAGGAAAAGGGCTTCCGCCTGGGTGCCGTGGACTTCATCACCAAGCCCTTCAGGCCCTCGATCGTACTGGCGCGGGTCAAGACCCATCTCACCCTGCACAGGCAAAAGAGGGTGCTGGAGCAGATGGTCCAGGAGCGCACGGCCGACCTGATCAGGGCCAAGGAGGAGGCCGAGGCCGCCAACCAGGCGAAATCCAAGCTCCTGGCCAACATGAGCCACGAGCTGCGGACGCCCCTCAACGGTATCCAGGGGATTCTCCAGCTGCTCAACGGCACCCCCATGGACAAGGAGCAGCTGGAGCTGCTCTCCTACCTCAAGACGGCGGCCAACCGTCTGCAGCCGATTCTCACCTCGCTGTTGGAGCTGGCCAAGCTCGACGCCGGCAGTCTGCTGCTCACGCCCAGGCCTTTTACTCTGACCGAGCCCATCAAACTTATCGAAAGCGTATTTTCGAAAAAGGCCCGGGAAAAAGGGCTTGCGTTCTCCGTACACATGGATCGGGAGCTGCCGCAAACGGTGATCGGCGACCGCGCCGCCCTGCTCCAGATTCTCGTCAACCTCATCGAAAACGCCATCTCCTTCACCCAGTCCGGCGAAATATCCCTGGGAGTAGAGCCCATTTCCGCCAGCCGCGACAAGCATGCAGCCAACGCCGGGCACGCCGCTCCTTCTGAAGACGCGTTGGTCTGGATTCGGTTCTCGGTGCGTGATACGGGCGACGGCATCGAGCCGGACAAGCTGGCCGACATCTTCCGCAGCTTCATCATTGCGGAGAATTTCCTGAGAAAGGAGCACGGAGGCGCCGGCCTGGGGTTGAGTATCGCCAAGCGGCTGGCCAACCTGGCCGGGGGCAACATCACTGCCCAGAGCGACCTGGGTCAGGGAAGCCTGTTCAGCCTGGAGCTCCCTTTCGAGCAACGCACGGCGTGGTAGCCGCCGGAGCCAGAACCTTTCCCATGGCCCGGCGAGAGCCCACAGCACCTCGCCGTCATCCTGCTCCCACAGCATGACGGCCGCGCCGGGATCATGACCTGACGCGTTGGCGCCCTCGCTCCGCAATCAACATTTCAGATTGTTACCGTATGCCCGCCCCTTGGCAGGGAGGCCGGGAGTGGTGCCTTTGCCCCTCTCCCGGGGATGCGCTCACGCCCCGCGCGCGGAGATGCCCAGCCGGCCCATGCGGTGCTGCAACGTTGACCGCGGTATGCCCAGTATTTTGGCAGCACCGTTGGGACCGGATACCACGCCGCCGCACCGCTTCAGAGCCTCGGTAATATGGCGCCGCTCCATCTCCTCCAGGCTCATGTCGGGCCCGCTCGGCGACGGCACCTCCTCCACCCGGGGCGCAACAGAAATTTCAGGAGCATCTTCACGGGCATGTCCGTTGGACAGCGCCTCTTCCACGTCGAGAAGAGCGACGTCGCCGGTCATGCAGTAGCTGAGCAGCAGCGTATTGATAACGTTGCGGAGCTCACGGATATTTCCCGGCCATGTGTGCTGCTTCAGACGGGACATGATGCTTTCCTTAAACTTGATGCGTTGCATGCCGTATGTGGAGGAAAGCTGTTTGACGAAAAATCGCGCCAGCACCGGGATGTCCTCCACACGCTTTCGCAACGGCGGGAGCTCCAGGGTACAGACAGAGAGCCTGTGGTAGAAATCGCTGCGCAACTGTCTGTTGGCCATGGCTTCCTGCACGTTCACGTTGGTTGCGGTGATGAGTCTGATATCCACACCCAAAGATACGCTTTCCCCCACGCGCTCGAAGTGCCTGTCTTCGATCACGTGCAGCAGCTTGCTCTGCATATCGCTGTTCAGCTCCGCGATTTCATCCAGGAACAAGGTGCCCTCGTTGGCCAGCTCGAACCGGCCCATCCGTTTGTTGGCGGCACCGGTAAAGGCACCTTTGGCGTGGCCGAAGAGTTCGCTTTCGATAAGCGTGGGTGAAAGAGCCGGGCAGTTGACCTTCACGAAGTTCTGCTTGCTCCGCTTGCTATGGCAATGGATGTAGCGCGCCAGATGGGTTTTGCCGGTTCCTGTCTCCCCCAGCAGCAAGACAGGCACGTCCAGCCTCGCCACGGTGTTCACCCGGTACATGAAATGGCGCATCGTCTCATCCACAAAGATGAAGTCGTCGCAGTCCACGGGCGGCACAGCGGGCTCAAACGGGTTCGATGCCCCGTCCTGCCCATGGCCCTCCACGGACAGCACGGCACCCAGGCAGACGGCCACGCTGGGACACAGCTCCAGAAAGAGCTTCATGATGCTGTAGAGGTCCTCCGGCTGACGGACAAAGGAGCAATGGAGCGTGCCCAGTATATTATCGTTGAGCACCAGGGGGAACGCCATGGTGGTGGTCAGGCCGGCTTCGGCCATGGGGTGCAGCATAGACTCGGTGAAATGCTGGGCGATGTCGGTGATGACGACAGGCTTTCGCGAAGCGATGACGTGGCCGGCCACGGTATCCTTCTCCGCCTTGCGCACGGGAGAAAGCGAGTTGACCACGGTGCCCGCGGCTGCGGAGAAGTAGCTGAGCAGGTCGCTGTGAGGGTCGTACAGGTTGATGCAAAGCCTGTCGTACTCGAAGAACTGCCGTAACTGCCCGGCAAGGGCCTGGAAAAAGGCCGGGCGCGTCGAATCCTTTTCCAGCTCCTTGTGAAGCTCTTGAGCAATACTGCGCGCGATGGCCCGAATTTCGTTTTTTGCGACTGGGACTCCCATAGGTTTTTCCTTCATTTCAAACTCCCACTTTATACCAGAACTGCTGCCTATTGACTGCCTGCCAACTACCTGTGCCAACCTGTATGTGGGCATCCTGCTCGCATATGGGCAGACAGGTCAAGGTCAAAATTATTTCAATTTCCGCAAAACCGTGTGTTTCCAAGAGGTACAAGGCGCCATGAATGTGTCGATTTGGTGGCATGCTCCTTGCTCAATTCGACGGAATTATATCAACCGACGTCTCGGGAACTATGGGAAGGAGGTTGTTTGGGCAACATCCTTATCGTCATCAGCTCCCGATCAACATGAAAAAGGAGGCGTCTATGCAGATTGGATTCATCGGAGCAGGCCTCATGGGCGGGCCGCTGGCCCGCAACCTGATCCGGGCCGGCAAGAGCGTGCTCGTGTTCGACCTGAGCCAGGAGGCTATTGCCAGAACCCTGGAAGTCGGCACCAGCGGCAAGGCCGCGGCTTCTATCAAGGATCTCAAGGATTGTGACGTTGTCTTCACCAGCCTTCCCCTACCCCAACACATCAAAGGCGTGTGCCTGGACGATGGAGGCCTCTACTCGGTGTTGAAGGAAGGCGCTCTGCACATCGAGCTCTCCACCATCGATCCCGGCACTGCCAACGAGCTGGCAGCGGCCGCCAAGGCCAAGGGAATCGACTATCTGCAGTGCACCCTGGGCAAGACTCCGGCCCACGCCGAAAAGGCCGAGGAGCCCATGTTCATAGGCGGCGAACAGGTCCTGTTCGATCGCAACTCCGAGCTTTTCAAGATCATCGGTATCCCCGAGTACGTCGGCGGCATCGACGCGTCCTGCGCCGTGAAACTGATCTCGAACATGGTGGGCATGACCAACTTGGCCGTCCTGGCCGAGGGCATCAAGGTCGGCGATGCGGCCGGTATGGACCGCAACCTGCTTCTGGAGCTTCTGAGCGACACCGGCGCACGCAGCTTCCAGATGGATGTTCGCGGCCCCTGGCTCGCGGCGGACGACTATGCCCCCCGTTTTGGTCTGGACCTCGCGCTCAAGGACGTGCGGCTTGGTCTGGAAATGGCCCGGGCGTGGGATCTGAACCTCAAGTCCATGGAAGCAGCTCTCGAATACTACAAACAAGCCAGCCAGGACGGTTTTGGCAAGGAGGATTGCAACGCGGTAGCGAAAGTCGTGGGTAAATAAAAGAACATGCAGCGCTGCGAGAGGTGCTGGACGGCCTCTTGGAGTTCAATGCAGGCGTCGAATGCTGCGCTGGTGGAGCGTGTCCCCGATAGCAGCAGGCGACGTTCAAGCCTGGAGCACAAGGAGAGAGTGAATATGAAACGACTTCTTATCCTCATCACGGTTATGGCGTTTGTTTTTGGCGCTGTACAGGTTCAGGCGGCGGACTACCAGAAAATGACCATCCGGGCGGCTACGGCCAACCCGACAGGCAGCTTGCACACCACGGCTATCGAGAAGTTCAAGGAAATTGTAGAAAAGGAATCCGGCGGTAATATCAAGGTGCAGACCTTCTTCGGCGGCTCCATGGGCGACGAGCAGTCCAACGTCCGTCAGCTCCGCAGCAAGGAGATCCACCTGGCCGTGCTGGCCGTGGGCAACCTGACGCCTTTCGCACCCCAGGCCAACATTTTCTACCTTCCGTACATGTTCCCCACCATCGAAGGCGCCTACCAGCTGCTTGGCGACGAGGCCTTCGTGAAAAAGACCTCGGACATCATCGCCAAGGAAAGCGGCACGCGTCCTCTGGCTTGGCTGGTCGGCGGCTACCGCCATCTGACCAACTCCGTGCGCCCTGTGAAGAACATTGATGACCTGCAAGGTCTCAAGATTCGCGTTCCCCCTGTCGAGATTCAGCTCGAATCCTTCAAATCCTGGGGCGTTGAGCCGCATCCCCTGGCCTGGTCCGAGACCTTCAACGCTCTGCAGCAGGGTGTTGTGGACGGTCAGGAAAACCCGCACACCGTGAACCGCGACCAGAAGTTCTGGGAAGTGCAGAAGTACATCACCGAGCTCCACTACCTGCTGTGGGTTGGTCCCATGCTGGTGAGCGAGTCCTGGTTCCAGAAGCTTGATTCCGACACCCAGGCGCTGATCCAACGCGCCGCAACCGAAGCTGCCGCCTACGAATGGAAATGGGCTGCCGAGCAGGACCAGATCGCCCTGCAGCAGTGCCTGGACCATGGCATGGAGATTACCACCCTCGAAGATGAGCCTGTCTGGCAGGAAAAGGCTCGTTCCTTGTGGCCCAAGTTCTACGACCAGGTTGGGGGCAAGGAAATGATCGACGAAGCAGTGGCCATCATCTCCAACTAGTATCCTGATTTGATCAGCTAGAAAGGGACAGGCAGCCATGTTTCAACAACTGACACGATTGTTACGCTTGTTTTACAATAACTTCGAGGAGGTCTTCAGCGCGCTCTGTGTAGGCGCAATGGTTGCCTGTCTCATGATCCAGGTTGGGGCACGCTGGATTACGGGCGCCGGCGTGCCATGGACCGAGGAATTGAGTCGCTACACATTTTTATGGTCTGTATTCGTGGCCGCCGCACTGGTGGCAAAGCAAGGAACGCACGTACGCATCTCCGCACAGTATCTGCTCATGCCTCCCAAGGCGCGGCTCGTCTTCCGCATGTTCGTTGACGCCCTCTGGGTCTGCATGAACCTGTACATCGCATCACTGAGCTGGAACGTCATCCAAAGCGGGCTTGAGTTCCCGGAACTCTCCCCCACACTGAACATCGTCCGTGGCTATGTCGAAATGATCATCCCCTTCGGATTCGCTCTCATGAGTTGGCGCATAGTGGAAGGCTACATCATCCACTGGCGCAAGGGCACGTTGCTTAACATTGTGACTGAACCTCACGAGTACGAAGGGAGCTAGGCGATGGAACTTTCAGTAATGACAATGGTGCTGATTTCCCTCGGCGCCCTATTCATCCTGGGCATGCCAGTCTTCATGAGCCTGGCCGTAGCCTCCATCGTAGCGCTGTCGTACGGCGGCTATCTGCCCATGTCGGTGGTTCACAACTCCATCTTCGATGGTCTGAACATCTTCCCGCTG from Oceanidesulfovibrio marinus includes:
- a CDS encoding response regulator encodes the protein MRSHGSGFWRPFFLRFLPVTTLLLLFLSTLIYQGLEHRRQLYLDTEQMKLDYVTESISIDMERVFHDLFDLMHRRSVTHYLADPNPENLHEVEQSYLLFSLDNPQYDQLRLIDPSGQEIVRVNAKDGRSWLVAKKDLQNKADRYYFKDAVTLPQGELYTSPLDLNIEHKQIELPHKPMLRIAAPLYDTYGKVKAVLVLNYLGQVLLDNMQGHLEYSGQTIMLINQDGYWLHGGGEEANWAFMFPDRTDRTFAAAHPKIWKAMQETESGQLEGPGGIYTYDTLKLSPKSALHEHHRNATVAPEFVQTWKVVSFTPITLMSAMLWQDWPQYLAAALLVIILSGLGAYLHTSRMLERQAAQQAERRSEARFRDLVETSPDLIWETDSKGNFVYVSPRSADLFGLEPEELVGKPLCGILSTEWDEQHFEESAGKAPACWEMTCYDTQGERKILEVRYLPVLDDHNNAIGRRGVARDITQAKKAQQLIEESRQEAERANQAKGEFLARMSHEIRTPLNAVIGMSHLMLRTELSQKQRDYLNKIRLSSDALLGVINDILDYSKIEVGKIAIEHVEFDLDTVLGNVVDINSLNAEEKRLEFLLSVEDGVPSNLIGDPLRLGQVLMNLLSNALKFTDEGEVLLRVSTVEKDEETATLRFSVRDTGIGLSQEHLENLFKPFSQADGSISRRFGGTGLGLSICSHLVQLMGGALEVDSTQGQGSDFHFTLTFPIGAATTRLSFADAEGLSGSAVLVVDDNATSRQILKDILTSLRFSVTLAESAEEALRLIERGEETYNVILLDWKMQGMDGLSCAKRIRAMPLETQPALIMITAYSREEVRRESENIGIDGFLLKPVSRSVLFNTIAEALGSAISSGSSAGAGGFPYEAGAEGIRGAHILLVEDNEINQQVASELLEAVGLRVTVAGDGETALELLARDTFQAVLMDIQMPGITGLEATRRVRNELGLKELPVIAMTAHAMSDDRKESLAAGMNDHVNKPFDPRELIETLRRWISDQGWEPDESAPPEQSTPIEDAPAQNQNATLDHELGLYRVRGNAVLYRKLLADFARKYESIAESFKEKMAASEKKEARRMAHTLKGVAGNIGALRLFNTASEMESCINTGLKPCTTMLGQLESDMAATMQAVQEYLDTHHPKSTAQNAGPMLEKQELITALANLARLLEEHDTRALDEFKSLEPTLAAMDEATTNDLALALRSLQFKKALPLTQKLCEQVGTLGAEA
- a CDS encoding response regulator, whose product is MTPKQKRILVVDDTIDNILVLREILLDEYTVIAASNGSEALDIASSDPKPDCILLDVLMPGMDGYEVCRRLKANDETRNIPVLFVTTLSDEEDESRGLELGAVDYITKPIRPAVVLSRIRNHLNLKEYQDHLMDEVEKRTKEIVKMQDVTIYSLAALAETRDNELSGHFRRTQHVSEILAHDMTKHPFYLDFFRKTSIDILCKSIPLHDVGKVGTPDHILFKPGRLTPEEFEVMKLHTVHGRDILQRAEDVLNHDSFLSLASDIAYTHHEKWDGSGYPQGLSGESIPVSGRIMAVVDVYDALISNRVYKQPMPHSKAVEIIFEGRGAHFDPTIVDIFMAHKEEIRKISLEFADCDSEREALQA
- a CDS encoding ATP-binding response regulator gives rise to the protein MSENTLRVLVVDDEEQNLIVLNEILHGEYAVSVASSGSDALELLTSSLEVDIVLLDIMMPGMDGYELCRRIKENPKIRHIPILFVTAMSGVEDEEKGFRLGAVDFITKPFRPSIVLARVKTHLTLHRQKRVLEQMVQERTADLIRAKEEAEAANQAKSKLLANMSHELRTPLNGIQGILQLLNGTPMDKEQLELLSYLKTAANRLQPILTSLLELAKLDAGSLLLTPRPFTLTEPIKLIESVFSKKAREKGLAFSVHMDRELPQTVIGDRAALLQILVNLIENAISFTQSGEISLGVEPISASRDKHAANAGHAAPSEDALVWIRFSVRDTGDGIEPDKLADIFRSFIIAENFLRKEHGGAGLGLSIAKRLANLAGGNITAQSDLGQGSLFSLELPFEQRTAW
- a CDS encoding sigma-54-dependent Fis family transcriptional regulator — protein: MGVPVAKNEIRAIARSIAQELHKELEKDSTRPAFFQALAGQLRQFFEYDRLCINLYDPHSDLLSYFSAAAGTVVNSLSPVRKAEKDTVAGHVIASRKPVVITDIAQHFTESMLHPMAEAGLTTTMAFPLVLNDNILGTLHCSFVRQPEDLYSIMKLFLELCPSVAVCLGAVLSVEGHGQDGASNPFEPAVPPVDCDDFIFVDETMRHFMYRVNTVARLDVPVLLLGETGTGKTHLARYIHCHSKRSKQNFVKVNCPALSPTLIESELFGHAKGAFTGAANKRMGRFELANEGTLFLDEIAELNSDMQSKLLHVIEDRHFERVGESVSLGVDIRLITATNVNVQEAMANRQLRSDFYHRLSVCTLELPPLRKRVEDIPVLARFFVKQLSSTYGMQRIKFKESIMSRLKQHTWPGNIRELRNVINTLLLSYCMTGDVALLDVEEALSNGHAREDAPEISVAPRVEEVPSPSGPDMSLEEMERRHITEALKRCGGVVSGPNGAAKILGIPRSTLQHRMGRLGISARGA
- a CDS encoding NAD(P)-dependent oxidoreductase; translated protein: MQIGFIGAGLMGGPLARNLIRAGKSVLVFDLSQEAIARTLEVGTSGKAAASIKDLKDCDVVFTSLPLPQHIKGVCLDDGGLYSVLKEGALHIELSTIDPGTANELAAAAKAKGIDYLQCTLGKTPAHAEKAEEPMFIGGEQVLFDRNSELFKIIGIPEYVGGIDASCAVKLISNMVGMTNLAVLAEGIKVGDAAGMDRNLLLELLSDTGARSFQMDVRGPWLAADDYAPRFGLDLALKDVRLGLEMARAWDLNLKSMEAALEYYKQASQDGFGKEDCNAVAKVVGK
- a CDS encoding TRAP transporter substrate-binding protein codes for the protein MKRLLILITVMAFVFGAVQVQAADYQKMTIRAATANPTGSLHTTAIEKFKEIVEKESGGNIKVQTFFGGSMGDEQSNVRQLRSKEIHLAVLAVGNLTPFAPQANIFYLPYMFPTIEGAYQLLGDEAFVKKTSDIIAKESGTRPLAWLVGGYRHLTNSVRPVKNIDDLQGLKIRVPPVEIQLESFKSWGVEPHPLAWSETFNALQQGVVDGQENPHTVNRDQKFWEVQKYITELHYLLWVGPMLVSESWFQKLDSDTQALIQRAATEAAAYEWKWAAEQDQIALQQCLDHGMEITTLEDEPVWQEKARSLWPKFYDQVGGKEMIDEAVAIISN
- a CDS encoding TRAP transporter small permease, whose translation is MFQQLTRLLRLFYNNFEEVFSALCVGAMVACLMIQVGARWITGAGVPWTEELSRYTFLWSVFVAAALVAKQGTHVRISAQYLLMPPKARLVFRMFVDALWVCMNLYIASLSWNVIQSGLEFPELSPTLNIVRGYVEMIIPFGFALMSWRIVEGYIIHWRKGTLLNIVTEPHEYEGS